The following coding sequences lie in one Salmo salar chromosome ssa13, Ssal_v3.1, whole genome shotgun sequence genomic window:
- the LOC123726154 gene encoding trace amine-associated receptor 13c-like, whose amino-acid sequence MEENKDVQYCFQDGNSSCRKALLLTSIYITLYIFFSLISAVTVFLNILVIISISHFKQLHTPTNLLILSLAASDLLVGLIVIPATTVAIMESCWGFGEYFCVFQIYSTFLCTSLSLGNLVLISIDRYVAVCDPLMYHSKITTTRMMCCISVTWCCSIIYDAAIIKNLVNVQVPSRCLTECFIVEGSIWGNIVDIVITMVVPCSIIITLYVKIFVVARSQARKVFSKEAASVSVVKTVQANKSETKAAKTLSIVVLNYLICWIPTVFINFFFSFLIDNFLSYFIFFLPLLNSLMNPIIYAFFYPWFKVTAKLLITLNLRRS is encoded by the coding sequence ATGGAGGAAAACAAAGATGTTCAGTACTGTTTTCAAGACGGAAACTCTTCTTGCAGAAAGGCTTTGCTATTGACATCTATCTACATAACACTGTACATCTTCTTCTCATTGATTTCAGCAGTTACAGTATTTTTGAACATACTGGTGatcatctccatctctcacttcaaGCAGCTCCACACTCCAACCAACCTGCTCATCCTTTCTCTGGCTGCGTCAGATCTCCTGGTGGGACTGATTGTGATACCAGCAACGACTGTAGCAATAATGGAATCATGCTGGGGTTTTGGggaatatttctgtgtgtttcagatctacagTACTTTCTTATGTACTTCTTTATCTCTGGGTAATTTGGTCTTGATATCTATTGACCGCTATGTTGCTGTGTGTGACCCCTTAATGTACCACtctaaaataacaacaacaagaaTGATGTGTTGTATATCCgttacctggtgttgttctatcaTATACGATGCTGCTATTATAAAAAACTTAGTAAATGTACAGGTACCAAGTAGGTGTTTGACAGAATGTTTTATTGTTGAAGGGTCAATCTGGGGTAATATCGTTGATATTGTAATTACAATGGTTGTCCCATGCTCTATTATTATAACACTCTATGTGAAAATCTTTGTGGTGGCCAGATCACAGGCCAGAAAGGTGTTTTCTAAAGAGGCTGCCAGTGTGTCTGTTGTTAAAACTGTACAGGCTAATAAGTCTGAGACAAAAGCAGCAAAAACTCTTTCTATTGTTGTTTTGAACTATTTAATTTGTTGGATTCCAACTGTatttattaacttttttttttcttttttaattgACAATTTTTTatcatatttcatattttttctgCCACTTCTTAATTCCTTAATGAATCCAATAATTTATGCTTTCTTTTATCCATGGTTCAAAGTGACAGCTAAACTTTTAATAACTTTGAATTTAAGACGTTCGTAG